A stretch of [Clostridium] innocuum DNA encodes these proteins:
- the priA gene encoding primosomal protein N' → MKIAQVFVEHPIMHLDHTFTYACDGFSVQRGVRVQVPFGKTSIIGFVMQVETITEQQAAGYGFTIRPIDKVIDEEPLLNEELFALGEWMAKTCIVPMISCFQCMLPAKLKPKSTHGHAKREAWIRYVKDGDGLTVKQRAALQALQEEKEMLRSQFYQIYKTPGKKLVKLGLAQVYEKEAQARLLSKEITQQDLPLHPEQQQALHILQKVSGHEVVLLHGATGSGKTEVFLQLARSVMQQGKQVLILVPEISLTPQMVKRVTARFGRHVAIYHSGLNAQEKYEQYQLVRRHQVQIVVGTRSAVFMPFDNLGVIIMDEEHDTSYKQDSSPRYHCRDIALQRGRHHHALVVLASATPSLETYARAIKGVYRLIEMPSRINGSFPDVKLVEMRKAVGRGESYLLSNELLAAMYERLQRKEQILLLLNRRGYTPILRCIGCGHVVMCPHCEVAMSYHKDDKQLKCHTCGYTMPVPNYCPECGSDTWRYLGLGTQKLEELVQIKFPDARIIRMDADTTGKKNAHEELLAAFGEHRADILMGTQMIAKGLDFENVTLVGIINGDAMLNRSDYRSAELTYDLLEQAVGRSGRGAKAGEVIIQAYDTTHYAIQCAAHHDYRAFFQNEMKYRHIAGYPPYTYLASMMFSHTSPEEVAKAAARAKKLLEAHAGYRILGPAQLTKRKDEMRMRILLKGKQQELLGQCVREVYDAHLAAKEKARLDIDVSPVALD, encoded by the coding sequence ATGAAAATAGCACAGGTATTTGTTGAACATCCCATCATGCATCTGGACCATACCTTTACCTATGCCTGCGACGGCTTTTCTGTACAGCGGGGAGTTCGTGTACAGGTGCCATTCGGGAAAACCTCGATTATCGGCTTTGTTATGCAGGTGGAAACGATCACGGAGCAGCAGGCTGCCGGATACGGCTTCACCATACGTCCGATTGACAAGGTGATTGATGAGGAACCGCTGCTGAATGAGGAGCTGTTTGCTCTTGGTGAATGGATGGCGAAAACCTGTATCGTACCAATGATCAGCTGCTTTCAGTGCATGCTTCCGGCAAAGCTGAAACCAAAATCAACGCATGGACATGCAAAGAGGGAAGCCTGGATACGTTATGTGAAAGATGGGGATGGGCTGACGGTAAAGCAGCGTGCCGCATTACAGGCACTGCAGGAAGAAAAGGAAATGCTTCGCTCACAGTTTTATCAGATTTATAAAACACCGGGTAAAAAGCTGGTAAAGCTTGGGCTGGCACAGGTATATGAAAAAGAAGCGCAGGCACGACTTTTGTCAAAGGAAATCACACAGCAGGATCTGCCCCTTCACCCGGAGCAGCAACAGGCGCTGCATATCCTGCAGAAGGTAAGCGGGCATGAGGTTGTTTTACTGCATGGTGCGACCGGCAGTGGGAAAACAGAGGTGTTTCTGCAGCTGGCAAGGTCTGTCATGCAGCAGGGAAAGCAGGTTCTGATTCTGGTACCGGAAATCTCTTTGACTCCACAGATGGTAAAGCGGGTAACGGCACGCTTTGGAAGGCATGTGGCAATCTATCATTCCGGATTGAATGCACAGGAGAAATACGAGCAGTATCAGCTTGTCCGCCGGCATCAGGTGCAGATCGTGGTCGGTACACGCAGTGCGGTTTTTATGCCGTTTGATAATCTGGGTGTCATCATCATGGATGAAGAGCACGATACCAGCTATAAACAGGATTCCTCTCCACGCTATCATTGTCGCGATATCGCTTTGCAAAGAGGAAGACATCATCATGCGCTGGTCGTTTTGGCAAGTGCCACGCCTTCTCTGGAAACCTATGCCAGAGCAATTAAGGGTGTTTATCGGCTGATTGAAATGCCAAGCCGCATCAATGGCAGCTTTCCGGATGTAAAGCTGGTGGAAATGCGCAAGGCGGTCGGTCGGGGAGAGAGCTATCTGCTGAGCAATGAGCTGCTGGCTGCAATGTATGAGCGGCTGCAAAGAAAGGAACAGATCCTTCTGCTTCTGAATCGCAGAGGCTATACACCAATCCTTCGCTGTATCGGCTGCGGCCATGTCGTAATGTGTCCGCACTGTGAGGTGGCGATGTCCTATCACAAGGATGATAAACAGCTGAAATGCCATACCTGCGGATATACGATGCCGGTACCGAATTACTGTCCCGAATGCGGCAGTGATACCTGGCGGTATCTCGGGCTGGGTACGCAAAAGCTGGAGGAGCTTGTGCAGATCAAATTTCCGGATGCCAGGATTATTCGCATGGATGCGGATACGACAGGGAAAAAAAATGCCCACGAGGAGCTGCTGGCTGCCTTTGGTGAGCACAGGGCGGATATTCTTATGGGAACACAGATGATTGCGAAGGGGCTGGATTTTGAAAATGTGACACTGGTTGGTATCATCAACGGGGATGCCATGCTGAATCGCAGTGATTATCGCAGTGCAGAGCTGACCTACGATCTGCTGGAGCAGGCGGTGGGAAGAAGCGGGCGCGGTGCCAAGGCGGGGGAGGTCATTATTCAGGCATACGATACAACACATTATGCCATACAGTGTGCGGCGCACCATGATTATCGAGCCTTTTTTCAGAACGAAATGAAATACCGGCATATTGCAGGCTATCCACCGTATACCTATCTGGCCTCCATGATGTTTTCCCATACCTCACCGGAGGAGGTCGCAAAGGCTGCCGCCAGAGCAAAAAAGCTGCTGGAAGCGCATGCGGGATATCGAATTCTGGGACCGGCACAGCTGACAAAGCGCAAGGATGAGATGCGTATGCGCATCCTGCTGAAGGGAAAACAGCAGGAGCTGCTGGGGCAATGTGTCCGAGAGGTTTATGATGCACATCTCGCCGCAAAGGAAAAGGCCAGACTGGATATCGATGTATCTCCGGTCGCGCTGGATTGA